A genomic stretch from Amia ocellicauda isolate fAmiCal2 chromosome 23, fAmiCal2.hap1, whole genome shotgun sequence includes:
- the abch1 gene encoding ABC transporter G family member 20 has translation MASDTESSLPSLSDSAIKCQGVCRSYGKLKIINNLHLTVPQGQIYGLLGPSGCGKTTLLRCILGRLKISKGHITVLGKPPAFPGHQVPGRMVGYMPQDLALYHEFTISDTFWFFGRIHGLSSKDTEARMTFLIDFLDLPEKSRLVRNLSGGQRRRVSLGAALLQNPELLILDEPTVGVDPVLRARIWEHLVEIVKNGTVSVIITTHYIEEARQANVVGLMRNGRLLAEAPPDALMKQHCAMTLESAFLQLCESSNQTSKLNIINEAHDKNSSQSSEETKDECLPILGQGALIEELKLTVDWKVRGKHVLPKCCNIGALMIKTFVRMKRMPGFLCFQFLLPVIQISLMCLCIGGEAQGIQVAVVNNETGNSSLSHSLLSFLDNKSVEQVLVSQSEAFAGVRDGKYWGVIGFGKNFSSDLTKRMLQPKVSEDIVDGGSVHIWLDMTNRQIAMMLQQKLQQAFEAFVQDKLGKMSYLVSLPVKFEEPIYGSKNTDFTTFVTPGAILSITFYLAVGLTALSFVIERKEGLLDRCWVAGVSSLETMLAHLFSQLFVMSVQITLLLLFILLVFKIPNEGSLVLVVIMIFLQGMTGISFGLVISAGIDDEQSANQAALGVFYPNLIISGIIWPMECIPYPLRYVSMALPQTYAAEALRSIMYRGWGLTQMIVWRGFAVTLAWNTFFLILATIILKLRT, from the exons ATGGCCAGCGACACTGAGTCTTCATTGCCCAGTTTGAGTGATTCAGCCATTAAATGCCAAGGTGTCTGCAGGTCATATGGGAAGTTAAAAATTATCAACAATCTTCATCTGACCGTACCACAGGGACAGAT TTATGGTCTGCTGGGACCCAGTGGCTGTGGCAAGACAACCCTCCTGAGATGCATTCTGGGAAGGCTGAAAATTTCCAAGGGCCACATCACAGTGCTGGGGAAACCACCTGCGTTCCCAGGGCACCAGGTTCCTGGGAGGATGGTGGGGTATATGCCCCAG gACCTAGCTTTATACCATGAGTTTACTATCAGCGACACATTCTGGTTCTTTGGACGGATTCATGGACTCTCCTCCAAGGACACAGAGGCACGCATGACCTTCCTCATTGACTTCCTGGACCTTCCTGAGAAATCCCGTCTGGTCCGGAACCTCAG TGGTGGACAGAGGCGGCGTGTCTCGCTGGGCGCCGCCCTCCTCCAGAACCCGGAGCTGCTCATTCTGGACGAGCCCACCGTGGGCGTGGACCCCGTGCTGAGAGCGAG GATCTGGGAGCATTTGGTGGAGATAGTGAAAAATGGAACAGTGTCGGTCATCATCACCACCCATTACATAGAAGAGGCCAGGCAAGCCAATGTG GTTGGATTGATGCGCAATGGCCGACTTCTTGCTGAAGCGCCCCCCGATGCTCTGATGAAGCAGCACTGTGCCATG ACTCTGGAGAGCGCCTTCCTCCAGCTGTGTGAATCGTCCAATCAGACGTCTAAACTGAACATCATCAATGAGGCACACGACAAGAACAGCAGCCAGTCCTCAGAGGAGACCAAGGATGAGTGTCTGCCTATCCTGGGCCAGGGAGCCCTGATAGAAGAGCTCAAACTCACAG TGGACTGGAAGGTGCGGGGCAAACACGTCttgccaaaatgttgcaatatCGGGGCCTTGATGATCAAGACGTTTGTGAGGATGAAGAGGATGCCAGG GTTCTTGTGCTTCCAATTCCTGCTGCCAGTGATCCAGATCTCGCTGATGTGTCTGTGTATTGGGGGAGAAGCACAGGGGATCCAGGTGGCAGTGGTGAACAATGAGACGGGGAACTCGTCCTTAAGCCACTCTTTGCTGTCCTTCCTGGACAACAAGAGCGTGGAGCAG GTGCTGGTAAGCCAATCAGAGGCCTTTGCTGGGGTCAGAGACGGGAAGTACTGGGGTGTAATAGGATTTGGAAAAAACTTCTCCAGTGACTTAACGAAGAG AATGCTGCAGCCGAAAGTCTCTGAGGACATAGTGGATGGAGGGTCTGTGCACATCTGGCTTGACATGACAA ACAGACAGATTGCGATGATGCTCCAACAGAAGCTTCAACAGGCATTTGAG GCCTTTGTTCAGGACAAACTTGGCAAGATGTCATACCTGGTGTCCCTCCCTGTGAAG TTTGAGGAGCCTATATATGGCAGCAAAAACACGGATTTCACTACATTTGTGACACCTGGAGCAATTTTGAG CATCACCTTTTACTTGGCAGTGGGCTTGACCGCTCTGTCGTTTGTAATAGAGCGCAAAGAAGGGCTTCTGGACAGGTGCTGGGTCGCAG GAGTCAGCTCTCTAGAGACCATGCTGGCCCATCTCTTCTCCCAGCTGTTTGTGATGAGCGTCCAGATCACCCTGCTGCTCCTCTTCATCCTCCTGGTGTTCAAG ATCCCCAATGAAGGATCCCTGGTTCTGGTGGTGATCATGATCTTCCTCCAGGGGATGACAGGGATTTCCTTTGGCCTGGTGATCTCTGCTGGCATCGACGATGAGCAGTCTGCCAACCAGGCCGCGCTTGGCGTCTTCTACCCCAACCTCATCATCAGCG GTATTATCTGGCCCATGGAGTGCATACCTTATCCACTGCGATACGTGAGCATGGCCTTGCCACAGACATACGCAGCAGAGGCCTTGCGCAGTATCATGTACAGAG ggtGGGGTTTAACCCAAATGATTGTGTGGCGAGGCTTCGCAGTCACCCTGGCTTGGAACACCTTCTTCTTAATCCTGGCGACCATTATACTGAAACTCAGAACTTAA